A single Venturia canescens isolate UGA chromosome 1, ASM1945775v1, whole genome shotgun sequence DNA region contains:
- the LOC122408797 gene encoding transcription initiation factor TFIID subunit 8-like, which yields MESQTVNTRRKVLNNAVCGILVECGYETCDKQALETLTEMIQSFIIEVGESARNFCELSGRTEPLVADIVLALVNMGIKLDGLDTYGKRPNKTILPQLQQQTQSKQLNILQAGVKQGHPSYIPNYLPQFPDPHAYIRTPTHKQPVTEYEAIREKAATQKRDIERALTRFIAKTGETHSLFLTEDNSMFPLVACKPQFPSYLSALLPQDQVFEPDQEFHFEPSPVKKKKETKKNPEETEESTSIKVSSDVTAEQNEETLTQQDTIDNPYLRPGKIPKAKIPQNSTTLLNPQGMRRDGTDIDL from the exons ATGGAATCTCAAACTGTCAACACGCGAAGAAAAGTATTAAATAACGCCGTTTGCGGAATATTAGTGGAATGTGGATATGAAACTTGTGACAAACAAGCGTTGGAGACCCTCACGGAAATGATTCAATCAt TTATAATCGAAGTCGGCGAATCTGCAAGAAACTTTTGCGAACTTTCTGGGCGAACGGAACCTCTTGTCGCTGACATTGTACTTGCGCTTGTTAACATGGGAATAAAACTGGATGGCCTTGATACCTATGGGAAAAGGCCTAATAAGACTATCCTTCCGCAACTTCAACAACAAACTCAATCCAAGCAACTCAATATTTTGCAAGCTGGTGTCAAGCAGGGTCATCCTTCTTACATTCCTAATTATCTACCACAGTTTCCAGATCCTCATGCTTATATTAGGACACCG ACCCATAAGCAACCAGTAACGGAATATGAAGCAATTAGAGAAAAAGCGGCAACACAGAAGCGAGACATTGAGCGAGCTTTGACCAGATTTATCGCGAAAACTGGTGAAACTCACAGTTTGTTTCTTACCGAGGACAACAGCATGTTTCCac TCGTTGCGTGCAAGCCTCAATTCCCGTCGTATTTGTCAGCACTTCTGCCACAGGATCAGGTTTTCGAACCTGATCaagaatttcatttcgaaCCCAGTCCTgtcaagaagaaaaaagaaacaaagaaaaatcccGAGGAAACCGAAGAATCAACAAGTATCAAAGTAAGCAGTGATGTGACCGCCGAACAAAACGAGGAAACTTTGACACAGCAAGATACAATTGATAATCCATATCTACGGCCTGGAAAAATTCCGAAAGCCAAGATACCGCAGAACTCAACAACATTGCTCAATCCCCAGGGTATGAGACGAGATGGCACTGATatagatttataa
- the LOC122419388 gene encoding protein cereblon-like, protein MDIESSEESEDVNADATTDENESGASKPFDPALTTTHSYLGNDLEILRGRTLLDNGVCLNLPILFEKSMILFPEQTLPMFEKNTQIVNMLRTCIEKDRTFGVVRAGKKKDPLIGTTAEIYEYSDSDSGCFCIKARGRQRFKVLKFKKTQGQILADVKILPEVILGPPLHEERLVSLDRLRKIPVNEKEASEQEYRVSRQDSAVTPWPSWVYRQYDVRLLTMKIHEHLRFIVSKGSVIPKEPVELSFWLAQNLFVSNAAKIALLQDDCAISRLQYAAKALSTLGRKSFVCAICRQAIGKHTDIVPMNKKGLQEAYCNPYGAIHETVTLSNTTNVVLSVDPPSTVCSWFPGYAWTIASCAGCNSHIGWKFTAVNKDLKPRQFWGLTRKNLLLKYAFMSTDETNSLAAESDGGEDVRSHLSSESDNDDDDDDDDDEDARQIIRYRLDLGL, encoded by the exons ATGGACATCGAATCATCGGAAGAATCTGAGGATGTTAATG CCGATGCAACAACTGATGAGAATGAATCTGGTGCTAGTAAACCATTTGACCCAGCCTTAACAACCACACATTCT TATTTAGGTAACGACCTGGAAATCCTACGTGGTAGAACTCTACTGGACAATGGAGTTTGCTTGAACTTGCCAATTCTCTTTGAAAAGTCAATGATACTTTTTCCAGAACAAACTCTCCctatgtttgaaaaaaatacacagatTGTTAACATGCTTCGCACCTGCATCGAGAAAGACAGAACGTTTGGAGTTGTACGTGCTGGCAAGAAAAAAGATCCACTCATTGGTACCACTGCTGAAATATATGAATATTCAGACAGTGATTCCGGATGTTTCTGTATCAAAGCCAGAGGAAGACAAAGATTCAAGGTTCTCAAATTCAAGAAG aCACAAGGTCAAATACTCGCAGATGTTAAAATACTGCCAGAGGTAATCCTCGGGCCACCCTTACACGAAGAACGATTAGTTTCGCTTGATCGTCTGCGGAAAATTCCTGTAAATGAGAAGGAGGCCAGTGAACAAGAGTACAGGGTATCGAGACAGGATTCAGCAGTTACACCCTGGCCATCTTGGGTATATCGACAGTATGACGTCAGACTGCTCACCATGAAGATACACGAGCATCTACGTTTCATCGTATCca AAGGCAGCGTTATACCGAAGGAACCAGTAGAATTGTCATTCTGGCTCGCCCAAAATCTTTTTGTAAGCAATGCGGCCAAAATTGCTCTGCTGCAAGACGATTGTGCGATTTCACGATTGCAATATGCGGCCAAAGCTCTATCCACA cTTGGTAGGAAATCTTTTGTGTGCGCTATTTGTCGTCAGGCTATTGGCAAACATACAGATATTGtaccaatgaataaaaaaggatTACAAGAAGCATATTGTAATCCATACGGAGCAATTCATGAAACGGTGACTCTGTCCAACACGACAAATGTCGTTTTAAGTGTTGATCCACCATCAACGGTTTGCAGCTGGTTTCCTGG TTACGCGTGGACAATCGCCAGTTGTGCGGGCTGCAATTCCCACATTGGCTGGAAATTTACAGCGGTCAACAAAGATCTAAAACCCCGCCAATTTTGGGGATTAACACGAAAAAACCTTCTACTCAAATATGCTTTTATGAGCACTGATGAAACAAATTCTTTAGCCGCTGAAAGTGATGGGGGCGAAGATGTCCGGTCTCATCTGTCTAGTGAATCTGACaatgatgacgacgacgacgacgatgatgacgaAGATGCTCGGCAAATTATACGTTATCGTCTAGACCTAGGTCTATGA
- the Cnot4 gene encoding alpha-protein kinase 1 isoform X2: protein MSVLNQSGDEAVECPLCMEPLEVDDLNFFPCTCGYQICRFCWHRIRTDENGLCPACRKAYSENPADFKPLSKEEISRLKAEKRLKDQQRKQRVTENRKHLANVRVVQKNLVFVVGLPMRLADADVLKRHEYFGKFGKIHKVVINQSTSYAGSQGPSASAYVTYQRQEDALRAIEAVNNIVVDGRTIKTSLGTTKYCSHFMRNQSCPKPDCMYLHDLGDQEASFTKEEMHQGKHQDYERKLVQSLHAHASSTQRKPTPSPPVTGTTVRENGITTSQIKEAWPSLQPGQTNNPQTNSKESSPPTQPSSNQQSGVSLSNGSASSVMNPSVSPVALVQSQQQSSQQNNNNINNNNNNNKGELSNVSNTTRRGKSNSESKAQAARNKHKNNQNKEKHGAQNSTVSGSGGVGTTTRTTSRSESSSTSSSQSSVVTQSIGQQRGDIRGFLESDASLTKDMQSRQNGSFKLDENSSNDLDNAKQESQQQELLKNVQLDIEVDDKIDEATRNVNGTSDRKTNGERSRSESESDNQREGSTPASTVSSNEESSSSSGNQQTERRLVPSIEEHRRQQLSVENSIALLGSPQGVNTNGGGVSSRQTPPPGLHGCSTNITNGNLTQSMQLNHRSIFQTDNNSFFSSNSFQKVSTIVTMPPNSQTANANLDWTNTCLAPIPDSLPSVHSSEDWQAAFGFQPEKCRITPNHHGKKPNSPVPQNMPFTPEDFIDDEDYMNSQYEIGPNKGSRVFDPSHLVHSPASKFMADFQQNSLQRRLAMQSQQNQENCEYIKQNGHGAVDGPTSGFGKQSHDPATVNNSVNSDIKPEDDLGFDPFHETQKALAELMENEMQLQQQRLFQQQQQQQQQQQQQQHHQHQQQQQQREREEHNRVQQQGLAALGPQHFTQVHLAHLQQQATHLQNLHVLHQSHSLLSRLPQNLMQQQQQGGAGQNGQQTSMTTNSLGPRTRLPPPGFPGSTPNHMNSFGLGIPRPAPTNNALAAQSSQQVPYLPNGNPLLTSQGANKCSADGVYSLKDWCEINGQPQHQHQHQQQQQQFHHQSLHQKGGWNNFGPIADWTSIDPAIVSSSRPLSFQATSTWQFSRAHPSHPVPHNAQQEQNAPAQHWAMQPPPGFGGPSITAQMNSQQGNTTAQPHANTKLISAGSEIENM from the exons ATGTCAGTATTGAACCAAAGCGGCGATGAGGCCGTCGAATGTCCGCTTTGCATGGAACCCCTCGAAGTCGAcgatctcaatttttttccatgcacATGCGGATATCAAATTTGTCGCTTCTGCTGGCACAGAATTCGTACAGACGAAAATGGTCTTTGTCCAGCATGTAGGAAGGCCTATTCTGAAAACCCTGCTGATTTCAAGCCCCTTTCGAAAGAAGAAATATCCAG GCTAAAAGCGGAAAAAAGGCTGAAGGACCAACAACGAAAACAACGGGTCACAGAGAATCGTAAACATCTAGCGAATGTTCGTgttgtacaaaaaaatcttgtttttGTGGTGGGTTTGCCCATGCGGTTGGCGGATGCAGAC GTACTCAAGAGGCACGAGTATTTTGGCAAATTTGGAAAGATTCACAAAGTCGTGATAAATCAAAGTACGTCGTACGCGGGGTCTCAAGGTCCAAGCGCTTCGGCCTACGTTACCTATCAG cgACAAGAAGACGCGTTACGGGCTATTGAAGCGGTTAACAACATCGTAGTTGATGGaagaacaataaaaacatCACTCGGCACGACCAAGTATTGTTCACACTTCATGAGAAATCAATCGTGTCCGAAACCGGATTGCATGTATCTCCATGATCTTGGTGATCAAGAAGCAtctttcacgaaagaagaGATGCACCAGGGAAAACATCAGGATTACGAGCGGAAGCTGGTACAATCGTTACACGCTCACGCGTCATCGACACAACG GAAACCAACACCCTCGCCGCCGGTAACGGGAACAACGGTTCGAGAAAACGGCATAACAACTTCTCAGATCAAAGAGGCATGGCCATCGTTACAACCTGGTCAAACTAATA ATCCACAGACCAACAGTAAAGAATCGTCTCCCCCGACGCAACCAAGTTCGAATCAGCAATCCGGTGTGTCGTTATCAAATGGTAGCGCGTCATCGGTAATGAACCCTAGTGTGTCACCTGTCGCATTGGTACAGTCGCAACAACAATCATCTCAGCAAAACAACAATAATAtcaacaataacaacaataataataagggTGAGCTTAGCAATGTGTCGAATACGACTCGTCGTGGTAAAAGCAACAGCGAGAGTAAGGCACAAGCGGCGAGGAATAAGcacaaaaataatcagaataaGGAGAAACACGGAGCGCAAAATTCAACGGTAAGTGGTAGTGGTGGGGTGGGAACAACGACGCGTACGACATCGAGATCGGAATCGTCGAGCACATCGTCATCGCAGAGTTCGGTCGTAACACAATCCATCGGTCAACAACGGGGTGACATTCGAGGTTTCTTGGAGAGTGATGCAAGCTTAACGAAAGACATGCAATCTAGGCAAAATGGAAGTTTTAAATTAGATGAAAATTCCTCCAATGATTTGGATAATGCGAAGCAAGAAAGTCAACAACAGGAGTTGTTGAAGAACGTACAATTAGATATCGAAGTTGATGATAAAATTGATGAAGCAACTAGAAACGTTAATGGTACGAGTGATCGGAAAACGAATGGCGAAAGAAGCCGATCGGAGAGCGAAAGTGATAATCAAAGAGAAGGCAGCACACCAGCCAGCACTGTTTCAAGTAACGAGGAATCTTCGAGCTCAAGCGGCAATCAACAAACCGAAAGGAGACTAGTACCCAGTATCGAGGAACATCGACGACAGCAACTTAGTGTCGAAAATTCTATCGCTCTTTTAG GCTCACCGCAAGGAGTTAACACAAACGGGGGAGGTGTTAGTTCGCGGCAAACACCACCACCTGGTCTTCATGGATGTTCAACGAATATCACCAACGGCAATTTAACTCAATCGATGCAGCTCAATCATCGTTCCATCTTCCAGACGGATAATAATagtttcttcagttccaatagttttcaaaaagtttcaacaattGTGACAATGCCACCAAACTCGCAAACAG CGAACGCAAATCTCGACTGGACGAATACGTGCCTGGCGCCAATACCTGATTCGTTACCTTCGGTGCACTCGAGTGAGGATTGGCAAGCGGCTTTCGGCTTCCAGCCCGAAAAATGTCGTATTACGCCAAATCATCACGGTAAAAAGCCGAATTCCCCCGTACCGCAGAACATGCCCTTCACACCTGAGGATTTCATCGACGATGAGGATTATATGAATTCACAGTACGAGATCGGCCCCAACAAAGGATCTCGAGTGTTTGATCCCAGTCACCTAGTTCATTCGCCTGCCTCCAAATTCATGGCGGACTTCCAGCAAAATTCATTGCAGCGGAGGTTAGCTATGCAG TCGCAGCAGAATCAAGAAAACTGTGAATACATAAAACAAAATGGCCATGGAGCTGTGGACGGTCCTACCAGTGGTTTTGGAAAACAATCCCACGATCCGGCTACCGTTAATAATAGCGTGAATTCGGATATCAAGCCTGAGGACGACCTCGGGTTCGATCCCTTCCACGAGACACAGAAGGCTCTGGCTGAACTCATGGAGAACGAGATGCAGTTGCAGCAACAGAGACTGtttcagcagcagcagcagcagcagcaacaacagcagcagcaacaacatcATCAacatcaacagcagcagcaacagagGGAACGAGAGGAACATAACAGGGTTCAGCAACAAGGTCTCGCTGCATTGGGACCTCAACACTTTACTCAG GTTCATCTGGCACATCTTCAGCAACAGGCGACACACTTGCAGAACTTACACGTTCTTCATCAGTCGCACAGTCTGCTCTCTCGTCTTCCACAGAATCTGatgcagcagcaacaacaaggCGGGGCGGGTCAGAACGGTCAGCAAACTTCGATGACAACAAACAGCCTCGGTCCACGCACCCGACTTCCTCCACCTGGGTTTCCGGGCTCGACACCTAATCATATGAATTCCTTTGGGCTTGGTATACCAAGACCCGCGCCTACGAATAATGCTCTCGCCG CACAGTCATCACAGCAAGTACCGTATCTTCCGAACGGCAATCCTCTTCTCACTTCCCAAG GAGCGAACAAATGTTCTGCCGACGGAGTCTATAGTCTGAAAGACTGGTGCGAAATAAATGGCCAGCCACAGCACCAGCATCAACaccagcaacagcaacaacaatttCATCATCAATCGCTGCATCAGAAGGGAGGATGGAATAATTTTGGGCCTATTGCCGATTGGACCTCGATTGATCCGGCAATCGTGAGCTCATCGAGACCGCTCTCGTTCCAAGCAACGTCGACATGGCAATTCTCACGAGCTCACCCGTCTCACCCTGTGCCACACAATGCGCAACAG gaACAAAACGCACCTGCTCAGCACTGGGCAATGCAGCCACCGCCGGGTTTCGGCGGACCTAGCATTACAGCTCAAATGAACAGTCAACAGGGAAATACAACAGCACAGCCGCACGCTAATACTAAACTTATCTCTGCAGGTTCGGAAATCGAAA aTATGTAA
- the Cnot4 gene encoding alpha-protein kinase 1 isoform X1 yields the protein MSVLNQSGDEAVECPLCMEPLEVDDLNFFPCTCGYQICRFCWHRIRTDENGLCPACRKAYSENPADFKPLSKEEISRLKAEKRLKDQQRKQRVTENRKHLANVRVVQKNLVFVVGLPMRLADADVLKRHEYFGKFGKIHKVVINQSTSYAGSQGPSASAYVTYQRQEDALRAIEAVNNIVVDGRTIKTSLGTTKYCSHFMRNQSCPKPDCMYLHDLGDQEASFTKEEMHQGKHQDYERKLVQSLHAHASSTQRKPTPSPPVTGTTVRENGITTSQIKEAWPSLQPGQTNNPQTNSKESSPPTQPSSNQQSGVSLSNGSASSVMNPSVSPVALVQSQQQSSQQNNNNINNNNNNNKGELSNVSNTTRRGKSNSESKAQAARNKHKNNQNKEKHGAQNSTVSGSGGVGTTTRTTSRSESSSTSSSQSSVVTQSIGQQRGDIRGFLESDASLTKDMQSRQNGSFKLDENSSNDLDNAKQESQQQELLKNVQLDIEVDDKIDEATRNVNGTSDRKTNGERSRSESESDNQREGSTPASTVSSNEESSSSSGNQQTERRLVPSIEEHRRQQLSVENSIALLGSPQGVNTNGGGVSSRQTPPPGLHGCSTNITNGNLTQSMQLNHRSIFQTDNNSFFSSNSFQKVSTIVTMPPNSQTANANLDWTNTCLAPIPDSLPSVHSSEDWQAAFGFQPEKCRITPNHHGKKPNSPVPQNMPFTPEDFIDDEDYMNSQYEIGPNKGSRVFDPSHLVHSPASKFMADFQQNSLQRRLAMQSQQNQENCEYIKQNGHGAVDGPTSGFGKQSHDPATVNNSVNSDIKPEDDLGFDPFHETQKALAELMENEMQLQQQRLFQQQQQQQQQQQQQQHHQHQQQQQQREREEHNRVQQQGLAALGPQHFTQVHLAHLQQQATHLQNLHVLHQSHSLLSRLPQNLMQQQQQGGAGQNGQQTSMTTNSLGPRTRLPPPGFPGSTPNHMNSFGLGIPRPAPTNNALAVAQSSQQVPYLPNGNPLLTSQGANKCSADGVYSLKDWCEINGQPQHQHQHQQQQQQFHHQSLHQKGGWNNFGPIADWTSIDPAIVSSSRPLSFQATSTWQFSRAHPSHPVPHNAQQEQNAPAQHWAMQPPPGFGGPSITAQMNSQQGNTTAQPHANTKLISAGSEIENM from the exons ATGTCAGTATTGAACCAAAGCGGCGATGAGGCCGTCGAATGTCCGCTTTGCATGGAACCCCTCGAAGTCGAcgatctcaatttttttccatgcacATGCGGATATCAAATTTGTCGCTTCTGCTGGCACAGAATTCGTACAGACGAAAATGGTCTTTGTCCAGCATGTAGGAAGGCCTATTCTGAAAACCCTGCTGATTTCAAGCCCCTTTCGAAAGAAGAAATATCCAG GCTAAAAGCGGAAAAAAGGCTGAAGGACCAACAACGAAAACAACGGGTCACAGAGAATCGTAAACATCTAGCGAATGTTCGTgttgtacaaaaaaatcttgtttttGTGGTGGGTTTGCCCATGCGGTTGGCGGATGCAGAC GTACTCAAGAGGCACGAGTATTTTGGCAAATTTGGAAAGATTCACAAAGTCGTGATAAATCAAAGTACGTCGTACGCGGGGTCTCAAGGTCCAAGCGCTTCGGCCTACGTTACCTATCAG cgACAAGAAGACGCGTTACGGGCTATTGAAGCGGTTAACAACATCGTAGTTGATGGaagaacaataaaaacatCACTCGGCACGACCAAGTATTGTTCACACTTCATGAGAAATCAATCGTGTCCGAAACCGGATTGCATGTATCTCCATGATCTTGGTGATCAAGAAGCAtctttcacgaaagaagaGATGCACCAGGGAAAACATCAGGATTACGAGCGGAAGCTGGTACAATCGTTACACGCTCACGCGTCATCGACACAACG GAAACCAACACCCTCGCCGCCGGTAACGGGAACAACGGTTCGAGAAAACGGCATAACAACTTCTCAGATCAAAGAGGCATGGCCATCGTTACAACCTGGTCAAACTAATA ATCCACAGACCAACAGTAAAGAATCGTCTCCCCCGACGCAACCAAGTTCGAATCAGCAATCCGGTGTGTCGTTATCAAATGGTAGCGCGTCATCGGTAATGAACCCTAGTGTGTCACCTGTCGCATTGGTACAGTCGCAACAACAATCATCTCAGCAAAACAACAATAATAtcaacaataacaacaataataataagggTGAGCTTAGCAATGTGTCGAATACGACTCGTCGTGGTAAAAGCAACAGCGAGAGTAAGGCACAAGCGGCGAGGAATAAGcacaaaaataatcagaataaGGAGAAACACGGAGCGCAAAATTCAACGGTAAGTGGTAGTGGTGGGGTGGGAACAACGACGCGTACGACATCGAGATCGGAATCGTCGAGCACATCGTCATCGCAGAGTTCGGTCGTAACACAATCCATCGGTCAACAACGGGGTGACATTCGAGGTTTCTTGGAGAGTGATGCAAGCTTAACGAAAGACATGCAATCTAGGCAAAATGGAAGTTTTAAATTAGATGAAAATTCCTCCAATGATTTGGATAATGCGAAGCAAGAAAGTCAACAACAGGAGTTGTTGAAGAACGTACAATTAGATATCGAAGTTGATGATAAAATTGATGAAGCAACTAGAAACGTTAATGGTACGAGTGATCGGAAAACGAATGGCGAAAGAAGCCGATCGGAGAGCGAAAGTGATAATCAAAGAGAAGGCAGCACACCAGCCAGCACTGTTTCAAGTAACGAGGAATCTTCGAGCTCAAGCGGCAATCAACAAACCGAAAGGAGACTAGTACCCAGTATCGAGGAACATCGACGACAGCAACTTAGTGTCGAAAATTCTATCGCTCTTTTAG GCTCACCGCAAGGAGTTAACACAAACGGGGGAGGTGTTAGTTCGCGGCAAACACCACCACCTGGTCTTCATGGATGTTCAACGAATATCACCAACGGCAATTTAACTCAATCGATGCAGCTCAATCATCGTTCCATCTTCCAGACGGATAATAATagtttcttcagttccaatagttttcaaaaagtttcaacaattGTGACAATGCCACCAAACTCGCAAACAG CGAACGCAAATCTCGACTGGACGAATACGTGCCTGGCGCCAATACCTGATTCGTTACCTTCGGTGCACTCGAGTGAGGATTGGCAAGCGGCTTTCGGCTTCCAGCCCGAAAAATGTCGTATTACGCCAAATCATCACGGTAAAAAGCCGAATTCCCCCGTACCGCAGAACATGCCCTTCACACCTGAGGATTTCATCGACGATGAGGATTATATGAATTCACAGTACGAGATCGGCCCCAACAAAGGATCTCGAGTGTTTGATCCCAGTCACCTAGTTCATTCGCCTGCCTCCAAATTCATGGCGGACTTCCAGCAAAATTCATTGCAGCGGAGGTTAGCTATGCAG TCGCAGCAGAATCAAGAAAACTGTGAATACATAAAACAAAATGGCCATGGAGCTGTGGACGGTCCTACCAGTGGTTTTGGAAAACAATCCCACGATCCGGCTACCGTTAATAATAGCGTGAATTCGGATATCAAGCCTGAGGACGACCTCGGGTTCGATCCCTTCCACGAGACACAGAAGGCTCTGGCTGAACTCATGGAGAACGAGATGCAGTTGCAGCAACAGAGACTGtttcagcagcagcagcagcagcagcaacaacagcagcagcaacaacatcATCAacatcaacagcagcagcaacagagGGAACGAGAGGAACATAACAGGGTTCAGCAACAAGGTCTCGCTGCATTGGGACCTCAACACTTTACTCAG GTTCATCTGGCACATCTTCAGCAACAGGCGACACACTTGCAGAACTTACACGTTCTTCATCAGTCGCACAGTCTGCTCTCTCGTCTTCCACAGAATCTGatgcagcagcaacaacaaggCGGGGCGGGTCAGAACGGTCAGCAAACTTCGATGACAACAAACAGCCTCGGTCCACGCACCCGACTTCCTCCACCTGGGTTTCCGGGCTCGACACCTAATCATATGAATTCCTTTGGGCTTGGTATACCAAGACCCGCGCCTACGAATAATGCTCTCGCCG TAGCACAGTCATCACAGCAAGTACCGTATCTTCCGAACGGCAATCCTCTTCTCACTTCCCAAG GAGCGAACAAATGTTCTGCCGACGGAGTCTATAGTCTGAAAGACTGGTGCGAAATAAATGGCCAGCCACAGCACCAGCATCAACaccagcaacagcaacaacaatttCATCATCAATCGCTGCATCAGAAGGGAGGATGGAATAATTTTGGGCCTATTGCCGATTGGACCTCGATTGATCCGGCAATCGTGAGCTCATCGAGACCGCTCTCGTTCCAAGCAACGTCGACATGGCAATTCTCACGAGCTCACCCGTCTCACCCTGTGCCACACAATGCGCAACAG gaACAAAACGCACCTGCTCAGCACTGGGCAATGCAGCCACCGCCGGGTTTCGGCGGACCTAGCATTACAGCTCAAATGAACAGTCAACAGGGAAATACAACAGCACAGCCGCACGCTAATACTAAACTTATCTCTGCAGGTTCGGAAATCGAAA aTATGTAA